The region ACTCAACTTGCTTTTGAAGGATTGGAAGTTGTTTTGAGATTATTCCCCAAATTATTACATCATCTATTCTGTCATAACCATGGATTACCCAATTTCGCAAATCAACTATCTTTCTTGCATCGTCAATCGGGAAGGTGGAATCAATTTTTAGAATTCGACTAGCTGCTTCTCCAATAATCTCAAACTCTCGTTCTATTCCCCGTTTAAGAAGTTTATTGGTTTTGTATGCGTTGAAATCTCTATTCTCACCAAGATTCATTAATCGAATCTATCGAGGTTTTGATGTCGAACAAAAATTTTTGGATTTCAAGCTGCATAAATTAGCTGTTTTGTTTGTTCAATACCTTTTATGAAATATGGGTTTGAAAGAGAGTTTTCAGTAAGTAAATCGATGCGGCGTTTAAATAAATCCTGAAGTTTGTAGTGTAAATCAAAATAGTTGTCGGTGTATTGGTCGATTGATAAATTGTCGAAAGAGATTAAAAGATCAATGTCACTGCTCTCATTGAATTGGTCAGTACATACAGAGCCAAAGGCATACATCGTCCTTACCTTGTAAATTTCACAAAGTTTCTTTAAGTCAGTTATCCTATCAGTCAGTATCTTGTTCATTTCATCAATCTGAACTTGAGTCAAATATACAACAATTTCTAAAAATACTAATAAACGATGATGGCTTGTTCAGATGTTTGTGTACAACGTTCCGCGTATTTGTTGTGTTTGTAAGGTTGAAACTGCTTTCTTATCACATGTTAGTAAAACTACCAAAAAGTGATAAGAACTCCAAATGCGTTATCAGTCAAATACGATGTGCTTCGTTGTTTATTCCTCATCATTACTGGCATTCAACATAGGATTATCTAAGTTTTTGGCATTTAACTTTGTTACTACCTTTTCCCCTGTTGTTTTTTCTAATTGCAAACGTGCTGCTTTTGCAACATTCCCGCCTTTTTGAGCAACTACTTTGTTTTCGTGAAAGGTTTTAGGTTCTTTTTTCTTTGAGATTTCGGTGGTAGAAGCTTCCGCTAACATATTCAATACTAATTCAAGATTGGTCATGTGGTCACGAAGGTTTTCTTTTTTTAGGTTTTTATAGCCCTTGTATTGTTTTGTTGTAAGACCACTCCACGCTTTTGTTATTTCATCTGTTAAAATTGCATATTCTTGCCCCTTCTTAACATTTCTGTTATCCCATTCATCTGTAAGTTCCTTTCGAATTTCGATGCTTTTGAGTCGTTGATTTATCCACTCTTTACTATACCCTTTTCGAAGGTAAGTTTCCATCAATCGGTCTATGCCAATTTCGGGATCTTCAATTTCGTCTATTCGTTCTCTTCCAACTTGTGCTAACCACATTTTAAATGGCTCTGCCTTAGGAGATGGAATACTTTGAATCAAGCGGAATAGTTGTTCTGTGTCAGCTACATCGGTCAATCTCATTTTGCCATCAGCAGCGAGCATTTTCAAAGCGTTACAATTTGTAACGGTTTCATTTCCCTCATCTAAAAGTCTCTTTTTGAGTACTCTCCAGTAAGTTTGAGGATTACTACTTTCGGCTAATACACCCACAACATCCACAATAGAAAAATACCATTTCTCATGTGTATCATCCCAAAGAGTGCGTATTTGCTTGTCATTGAATAGTTTTATTGCCGTATCCTGCGTCATATTATTCAAGTTATTATACAAAAATAACCCATTAATTTAAGTTTCGGTTTGAAGTTCAA is a window of Bacteroidales bacterium DNA encoding:
- a CDS encoding nucleotidyltransferase domain-containing protein, with protein sequence MNKILTDRITDLKKLCEIYKVRTMYAFGSVCTDQFNESSDIDLLISFDNLSIDQYTDNYFDLHYKLQDLFKRRIDLLTENSLSNPYFIKGIEQTKQLIYAA
- a CDS encoding Bro-N domain-containing protein, which translates into the protein MTQDTAIKLFNDKQIRTLWDDTHEKWYFSIVDVVGVLAESSNPQTYWRVLKKRLLDEGNETVTNCNALKMLAADGKMRLTDVADTEQLFRLIQSIPSPKAEPFKMWLAQVGRERIDEIEDPEIGIDRLMETYLRKGYSKEWINQRLKSIEIRKELTDEWDNRNVKKGQEYAILTDEITKAWSGLTTKQYKGYKNLKKENLRDHMTNLELVLNMLAEASTTEISKKKEPKTFHENKVVAQKGGNVAKAARLQLEKTTGEKVVTKLNAKNLDNPMLNASNDEE